From Chryseobacterium sp. H1D6B, a single genomic window includes:
- a CDS encoding phosphomannose isomerase type II C-terminal cupin domain, protein MLEVGERPWGKYYVPSYKLKRIEVNPGQKLSYQYHHKRQEQWTIIEGDASVVLDDKEIKLAYGESIFIPLGSKHRMMNLSEKPVVFIEVQTGIYFGEDNIVRIEDDRQ, encoded by the coding sequence ATGTTAGAAGTAGGTGAAAGACCTTGGGGGAAATATTACGTACCCAGCTACAAATTAAAAAGAATCGAAGTAAATCCTGGTCAGAAGCTGTCTTATCAATATCATCACAAAAGACAGGAACAATGGACAATTATCGAAGGTGACGCCTCTGTTGTTCTTGATGATAAAGAAATTAAGTTAGCTTACGGCGAAAGTATTTTTATTCCTCTAGGATCAAAACACCGCATGATGAATCTATCCGAAAAACCTGTTGTTTTTATTGAAGTACAGACAGGAATTTATTTCGGAGAAGATAATATCGTAAGGATTGAGGATGATAGACAATAA
- the gltX gene encoding glutamate--tRNA ligase, whose translation MEKVRVRFAPSPTGPLHLGGVRTALYDYLFAKNQGGEFVLRIEDTDTARYVEGAEDYIEEALEWCGIIPDESPKKGGKFAPYRQSERRDIYDRYTEQILKTDYAYLAFDTPEELDQIRAEFEAKGDVFSYDNKTRNRLKNSLVLSEDEVQELLLNKTPYVVRFKMPVDRVLNLEDIIRGKSSVNTNTLDDKVLVKNDGMPTYHFANIIDDHEMEISHVIRGEEWLPSLGLHILLYEAMAWEAPQFAHLSLILKPEGKGKLSKRDGDKFGFPVFPLDFKDPETGNISKGYRENGYLPDAFINMVALLGWSPADDKEILPLEEMIKEFDLHKVHKAGARFSKEKSEWFNHQYIQLKSDEELLAILKNTSGIDLKNISDEKLLKIIHLMKERATFPKDLYENGKFFFETPLSYDEKASKKAWNDETSEILKELSSALEAANFNAETLKQTVHDFAENKGLGMGKVMMPLRLALVGELKGPDVPDILELLGKEESIARINNAINNFK comes from the coding sequence ATGGAGAAAGTAAGAGTCCGTTTTGCTCCAAGTCCTACTGGACCTCTGCATTTGGGAGGAGTAAGAACCGCATTATATGATTATCTTTTTGCTAAAAATCAAGGCGGTGAATTCGTATTAAGAATTGAGGACACCGATACAGCAAGATATGTAGAAGGAGCTGAAGACTATATTGAAGAAGCTTTAGAATGGTGCGGCATCATTCCGGATGAAAGTCCAAAAAAGGGAGGAAAATTTGCTCCTTACAGACAATCTGAAAGACGAGATATCTATGACAGATACACAGAACAGATCTTAAAAACAGATTACGCTTACCTAGCTTTTGATACTCCTGAAGAGCTAGATCAAATTCGTGCTGAATTTGAGGCTAAAGGCGACGTTTTTTCTTATGATAACAAAACCAGAAACCGTTTAAAAAACAGTCTTGTCCTTTCTGAAGATGAGGTACAAGAACTGCTGCTTAATAAAACACCTTATGTGGTAAGGTTTAAAATGCCCGTTGACAGAGTTTTAAATCTTGAAGATATCATCCGCGGCAAATCCTCTGTAAATACAAACACTTTAGATGATAAAGTTTTAGTGAAAAATGACGGAATGCCTACTTATCACTTCGCTAATATCATTGATGATCATGAAATGGAAATTTCACACGTTATCCGTGGTGAAGAATGGCTGCCTTCTTTAGGTTTACATATTTTATTATATGAAGCAATGGCTTGGGAAGCACCTCAATTTGCACACCTTTCTTTGATCCTAAAACCAGAAGGAAAAGGAAAATTAAGCAAAAGAGATGGAGACAAATTTGGTTTCCCTGTATTCCCGCTGGACTTTAAAGATCCTGAAACAGGAAATATCTCTAAAGGATATAGAGAAAACGGCTATCTTCCTGATGCATTCATCAATATGGTTGCCCTGTTGGGATGGTCTCCGGCTGATGACAAGGAAATCCTTCCTTTAGAAGAGATGATCAAAGAATTTGATCTTCATAAAGTTCATAAAGCAGGCGCCAGGTTCAGTAAAGAAAAATCAGAATGGTTCAACCACCAGTATATTCAATTGAAATCTGATGAAGAACTTCTTGCAATTTTAAAAAATACTTCTGGAATTGATTTAAAAAATATCTCGGATGAGAAATTATTGAAAATCATTCATTTAATGAAAGAAAGAGCAACTTTCCCGAAAGACCTCTATGAAAATGGGAAGTTTTTCTTTGAAACACCACTCTCTTATGACGAAAAAGCATCGAAAAAAGCTTGGAATGATGAGACTTCGGAAATTTTAAAAGAACTTTCTTCAGCATTAGAAGCTGCTAATTTCAATGCTGAAACCTTAAAGCAAACAGTCCACGATTTCGCAGAAAACAAAGGTTTGGGAATGGGTAAAGTAATGATGCCGTTACGTTTAGCTTTAGTGGGAGAACTGAAAGGACCAGACGTTCCAGACATTCTGGAACTTCTTGGAAAAGAGGAAAGTATTGCACGAATAAACAATGCTATAAATAATTTTAAATAG
- a CDS encoding acetyl-CoA carboxylase carboxyltransferase subunit alpha translates to MEYLSFELPIKELMDQYQTCSLVGEESGVDVKLACSQIEDKIIEKKKEIYGNLTPWQRVQLSRHPNRPYTLDYINGMVDKGSFLELHGDRNFADDPAMIGGLATLDGQKVMIIGTQKGRTTKERQYRRFGMPNPEGYRKALRLMKLAEKFNIPIVTLVDTPGAYPGLEAEERGQGEAIARNIFEMVQLKTPIFTYIIGEGASGGALGIGVGNKVYMLENTWYTVIAPESCSSILWRNWDHKEDAANALNLTPKDALREKFIDGIIEEPLGGAQYEPETAFLHLKNSILQNIKAFSKFTGKELETQRQEKFIAMGQFKG, encoded by the coding sequence ATGGAATATTTAAGTTTCGAACTTCCTATAAAAGAATTAATGGATCAATACCAAACATGTTCTTTAGTAGGAGAAGAAAGTGGTGTTGATGTAAAATTAGCATGCAGCCAGATTGAGGACAAAATCATAGAAAAGAAAAAAGAGATCTATGGAAACCTTACCCCTTGGCAGAGAGTACAGCTATCACGTCATCCGAATCGTCCCTATACATTAGATTATATCAACGGTATGGTAGACAAAGGAAGTTTCCTTGAACTTCACGGAGACAGAAATTTTGCTGATGATCCAGCTATGATAGGCGGTTTAGCAACCCTTGACGGCCAAAAAGTGATGATCATAGGAACGCAGAAAGGAAGAACAACTAAAGAAAGACAATACAGAAGATTCGGTATGCCGAATCCTGAAGGATACAGAAAGGCTCTAAGGCTTATGAAGCTGGCGGAAAAATTCAATATCCCTATTGTGACTTTAGTGGATACACCAGGGGCATATCCAGGATTGGAAGCTGAAGAAAGAGGGCAGGGTGAAGCTATTGCAAGAAATATTTTTGAAATGGTACAGCTGAAAACTCCTATTTTCACTTACATTATTGGTGAAGGAGCAAGTGGCGGTGCTTTAGGAATCGGTGTCGGCAACAAAGTATATATGCTTGAAAACACTTGGTACACAGTAATTGCACCTGAGAGCTGTTCTTCAATATTATGGAGAAATTGGGACCACAAGGAAGATGCGGCAAACGCGCTGAATCTTACCCCAAAAGATGCCTTAAGAGAGAAGTTCATTGACGGCATTATTGAGGAACCTCTTGGCGGAGCACAATATGAGCCTGAAACCGCTTTTTTACATTTGAAAAATTCAATTTTACAAAATATTAAAGCTTTTTCTAAATTCACAGGAAAAGAACTTGAAACCCAGAGACAGGAGAAATTCATTGCGATGGGACAGTTTAAAGGATAA